The DNA sequence AAATCAATTCCGCCTTCTGGACCGATTAGAAAGTAATTAAAATTTTCTTGTTTAAAGTTATCTAACTTTAATTGATTATCCGTATCTGCTAATTCATAGCAGTAATAACCCTCTTTATTTTTAACTCAGTCACTTAATTTTTGAATCGGAGTAATAATTGGCATGGTGTTGCGATTCGATTGTTCAGCAGCTTCTTTAGCGATTTTTGATCAACGTTCAATTTTCGTGTCGTCAATTTTATTAACTATTGAACGAGTCATCAAAATTGGCGTTATTTCGTGGCAACCTAGTTCAGTTAATTTTTGAATAATAAGATCCATTTTTTCGTTTCTTGTTAAACCAATCGCTACAGATATTTTAATTGGTAATTCAGTATCTTCATCTAATTCTTGAATGATTTCTAATTTACAATTATCTTTATTTATTGCTACTAACTTAGTTAAAATTTTTCTGTTATTAAAAATAATCATTATTTCTTCATTAATTTTAAATCTCATTACATTTTTAGCGTGGTGAAAGTCATTATCTCGCAAATAGAAATTATTATTTTCAATATGATTCAAAAAATATTTTTGCATATACTCTAATTATAGTTTTTTTCGTCTAGGCAATTGTATAGAAAATAAAATAAGCAATAAAAAATGGGACTAGACAATATAAAGAAATTGGAATTTCTTTATATTTACCCGTACAAGTTTTGATGGCAATATAGTAAAGAAATCCAAATGCAATACCAGCTGATATAGAATAACTTAGCAATATTATTAAGATTGTTAAAAATGAACCAACATATGTGACAAAATCTTTATGCTCAAGTTTCAATACTTGAGTAAACATCAAAGCCCCTACTACAATTAAAATTGGGTCGGTGATGGCTGATGAAAACAATGAAGTAATCGGAAATAATGGCAAAACTAGCAAAAATAATACCGATGTTACAATTGCTGAAGCGCCATGTTTTGCTCCTTGTGAAATACCAGAAGATGATTCAACATAACATGCAGCATTACTTGTTCCTAAAGAAGCCCCAACAACGGTTGATACACCCTCAATTAAAGTAATGCTTTGAAAGTTTTTAATATTTCCTTTTTTATCATATAACTTCCCTTGTTCAGCTAAACCAACTAATGTTCCAGTCATATCAAAGAACATTACAAATAAAAATGTAAATACAGCAACGTATCCAGCGAAATGAGTAAATACATCAGGGATATGAGTTCATCCATTTAAAAATGTCTTCCCTACTTTTGAAAAATCAAAATTTTGAGTCTCGATACTTGGTAGAGCTTCTTCTTTAATATTCCCTGCATAATGTAAAATAACTCCGATTATAATTGAAATTGCCATCGCTAAAATAAATGCATATTGTAAACGCAATGCATAAAAGACAAAAGCTAAAAGAAGCGTAATTAATGATAATATTACTCCTCACTTTTTTAAATTTCCGAAAGTTGTAGCTGTTGTTGGATCTTGGGTAATTATTCCTGTTTGTTGCAATCCGATGTAAGCAATAAATAGACCAATTCCAGCACCAATTGATAATTTAAGATCTCTTGGGATAACGTCGACAATAATTTTGCGTAAAGGAGTAATACCAATTACTGTGAACAAAACTCCACTAATGATACTAGAAGATAAAGCAATATCTAAAGCATTTGGAACATTTCCCAATAGTTTACCTACTAGGGTAAATGCAAAAAAAGCATTTAAACCCATTCCTGGTGCCATTCCGATTGGAACATCAGCAAATAAACCAATTAAAAGTGTTCCTAAGAATGAAACAACTACTGTTGCAAAAAATAATGCAAATTTAACAGATGAGACTTCATTATCTGTGGGATGATATGCTCCCAATAAAATTGATGGATTTACAAAAACAATGTAAACCATACTTAAAAAAGTTGTAATTCCGCCAATAATTTCAAATCTTAATTGCCTCCTATCTTTTTTTAGAAGGTATTTAATCGTAGAAATGCTTTGGAACATATATTTAACCCTTTATATAGAAGATGACTTTTTCTTTTTTAATTGGAATATCATCAATATTTTGATATCCGATTAACGAAATAATACGTTGTTTTGCAGTGACATCAAAATGAGTATCTAATAATTTAGTTATTTTTTCAAGTATTCGATTATTTTTACATACTACATAAAATTCTTCCGGATTTAGATTATGTTTTTTAATAAATTGAGTAATGATTTTACTGTTTTTAACATTTAAATTAATGATCTTGCATGATTCAATGTGGTTAGCATCTTCAACAATATATTTTTCAGTCGGAATTCACTCATCTACATTATCAATTAAAACAGCTGTTGTTGTTTTATTTATTTTATTTTTAATTTTTCCGTACTGTTCGTGTGTCAATAAACATGATCTTAAAAATTCTTTGTAAATTATTTCATTAAAATTAGAACTCTTTTTTGATAAAACATTTAAGTAATCAATGATTATTTTTTTAATTCGTTTGCTTGTGCAGACAATGACTATTTTTTGACGTTCATAGTCATAGCGTTTAAATAATTTATCAAGTGTATTTTTAACATCACTAACGCTTATACATATCTCTTTTAATTCATTTTGACGTTCTAATAAAATATCTTCAAAAGTATCGGTTACATCTTTTTCAGTTCAAGAATCAATTATTATAGTTGATTCTTGAATTCCATATTTTTTTTCTTAAATATTCTCATCTAGTTTAATTATATAAAAAACTAGATTATTCGTTTGATTCACAATCATGATCGTCATCTTCAAAATCAAATTTGTAATAATTTTCAGTTACTAAAATTTTTACTAATTGTTCTGTTCTTTTTATAACGTCATCAAAACAAAAATTATTTTTTTCACGCAAATCCATTAATACTTCGTAATTATTTTCTTTTTTACCGGTAACTAGATAACAAGAAGGATAAATTGTAATTTTTTCTTCAAAAAGTTTATTTGAAGCTTTAATATTACTTTCATTATCAATAATTAAAAGATTACCTAATTTATCAAAATTTTCTTCCCATTTTTTATTAAAAGAATCTCCATCTTCAATTTTTTTACTTTCAAAAAAATCTTTTCATAATCTATTTTCTCTCGGAATAATGTGTTCTAAAGAATTATAGTCATAATTTTTACCCTCCAAGTGTGCTATTTTTCTTATCATGTTTTTAGCAGCAGTTGGCGGTAAACTATTACTTTTTAATTTTCGAGCAAAATCATTTAAAGGCGAAAAACCAAAAATATAGTTTTCCGTCATATTTTTAATTCCTGCATATAATTTATTGTATGAATCTTTAATGTCGTCGCTTATAAAGTTATCGAAAAAACTTCCTATAGATAGTCCGGTTCCTTTACTTACATGTAATCTACTTCTAAAGAGAATAAAATTTTTAACAATTTAAGATTATTTTTCATCGGCATCATAAGTCTAAAATCGTGAGGTTTTGCTTTATATTTTGTATCAACATCCTCAGTATATGCATTATTACATGAAAGTTTTTTTATTTTTGATTT is a window from the Mycoplasma sp. (ex Biomphalaria glabrata) genome containing:
- a CDS encoding NCS2 family permease yields the protein MFQSISTIKYLLKKDRRQLRFEIIGGITTFLSMVYIVFVNPSILLGAYHPTDNEVSSVKFALFFATVVVSFLGTLLIGLFADVPIGMAPGMGLNAFFAFTLVGKLLGNVPNALDIALSSSIISGVLFTVIGITPLRKIIVDVIPRDLKLSIGAGIGLFIAYIGLQQTGIITQDPTTATTFGNLKKWGVILSLITLLLAFVFYALRLQYAFILAMAISIIIGVILHYAGNIKEEALPSIETQNFDFSKVGKTFLNGWTHIPDVFTHFAGYVAVFTFLFVMFFDMTGTLVGLAEQGKLYDKKGNIKNFQSITLIEGVSTVVGASLGTSNAACYVESSSGISQGAKHGASAIVTSVLFLLVLPLFPITSLFSSAITDPILIVVGALMFTQVLKLEHKDFVTYVGSFLTILIILLSYSISAGIAFGFLYYIAIKTCTGKYKEIPISLYCLVPFFIAYFIFYTIA
- a CDS encoding GmrSD restriction endonuclease domain-containing protein produces the protein MTENYIFGFSPLNDFARKLKSNSLPPTAAKNMIRKIAHLEGKNYDYNSLEHIIPRENRLWKDFFESKKIEDGDSFNKKWEENFDKLGNLLIIDNESNIKASNKLFEEKITIYPSCYLVTGKKENNYEVLMDLREKNNFCFDDVIKRTEQLVKILVTENYYKFDFEDDDHDCESNE
- a CDS encoding RsmE family RNA methyltransferase; amino-acid sequence: MQKYFLNHIENNNFYLRDNDFHHAKNVMRFKINEEIMIIFNNRKILTKLVAINKDNCKLEIIQELDEDTELPIKISVAIGLTRNEKMDLIIQKLTELGCHEITPILMTRSIVNKIDDTKIERWSKIAKEAAEQSNRNTMPIITPIQKLSDWVKNKEGYYCYELADTDNQLKLDNFKQENFNYFLIGPEGGIDLREVEILQKAQWKPISLGKRILRMETATFYLMSVISFLIEKK